The Bradyrhizobium sp. CCBAU 051011 DNA segment CCGACCGTGTCGCACCGATGACGAGATCGTCGGCATCGACCGCAATCAGCCCGCCGCCGCCGCGATTGATGTCGGGAGCGTACAGAAAGCGCGCACCGGGAAACGCCAGGCGGAAATTCTCCGTCTCGATCCGCCGCGCGGCGTCGCTGACGGCAACCGATATGAGGTTGACGAAACCTTCGGTCAGGTCGGCGCGACAGGAGGAAACGTCGAGCGCCGCGGCCAGCCTGCCCTCGTGATCGTAGATCGGCGCCGAGGTGCAGCTCAACAGCGTGTTGCGCGCGTAAAAATGCTGGTCGCGATGAACGGTGAGCGCGCGTTGTTCGGCAAGACAGGTGCCGATGCCGTTGGTGCCCTCGCAATCCTCGCTCCAGACCGTTCCGGTCCACAATCCCCACGCCTTGAACGTCTCGTCGTCACACGCAGCGCCGCGCCGGTCGACCGGCACGCCGTTTCGGTCGGCCAGCAGCACGCAACATCCGACGCCGCCGACCGCGAGGAACAGGCGATCGAGGTTGGATTGAGCGGCGCGGACCAGCGGTTCGATCTGCTGCCGCGCCGTTTCGAATTCAGCCTGGCTCAGCCGGCGCGGCAGACTGCATTCGGCGGGATCGAGGCGATGAAAATTGGAGGACCGGCGCCAGGACGCGACCATGGCTGACGTCGCGGCCGAGCCGCGCGCGACCGTCGCCTGTACCTGATCGACATGGTGTCTGGTGGTCTGCGCCACGCTTGATCCTCCCGTGCTGTAAATTATTATGCCTGGAGCGGTTGACGAGTTGATGCAGATCAAACGCGCGGTCGTAACTGTCCCGTCCCCAAGCCGGCAATAGCCGATTATGCCTGACGACGCTGACAGGTTTTGGCAGCATGTCCTGGTAGACTTTAGTCGGCTTGGTAACGGGGCGATCGATGGCGCGCGCAGCGCCTGCTTGATCTCATTCAGCTTTTGCGCGGCTATCGGCGTCGGGTGAGCGGGCTCGTGCTGGCCGAGGCGCCCCTTGGCGGGCCAATGTTTATCGGCCCGCCTCCCCGGCCCTCGCCTTGCCGCGATCAGCATCGAGCCTGGCTTTCAACTGGCCGACATCACGGAAGAAGGTATCCTCCTCCTTGACCGGCACCACGCGAAGCGCCGGCGGCATAAGCAAGCGGGCGTTGTTCTGCCGGCCGGATTCGGAGAAGGCTTCGGACTGCTGCAGGGTCTGCGCTGCGACCGCGGTCGCCAGCACCGTGGTCACGATCGCGCCCTTCAGCCACAGTCGCGCCGGGCCGAT contains these protein-coding regions:
- a CDS encoding helix-turn-helix domain-containing protein codes for the protein MAQTTRHHVDQVQATVARGSAATSAMVASWRRSSNFHRLDPAECSLPRRLSQAEFETARQQIEPLVRAAQSNLDRLFLAVGGVGCCVLLADRNGVPVDRRGAACDDETFKAWGLWTGTVWSEDCEGTNGIGTCLAEQRALTVHRDQHFYARNTLLSCTSAPIYDHEGRLAAALDVSSCRADLTEGFVNLISVAVSDAARRIETENFRLAFPGARFLYAPDINRGGGGLIAVDADDLVIGATRSARLALGVTRDFLKKPLPAADLLGGASSPARDLDQAERAAVQRALARSDGNVSAAAEALGISRATLHRKLRRLDLHRAH